In the Alphaproteobacteria bacterium genome, CGGCATGTACGGACTCATCCTGGTCGAGCCCGAAGGCGGCCTGCCGGCGGTCGATCGCGAGTTCTACGTCATGCAGGGCGAGATCTATACCGAGGCGCCGTTCGGTCACCGCGGTAGCCAGGAGTTCAGTGTCGAAAAGCTGCTGAACGAGCGGCCGGAATACTTCGTCTTCAACGGCTCGGTCGGTGCGCTTTCAAAATTGCATCCACTGGAAGCCAAGGTCGGTGAAACCATCCGCATCTTCTTCGGCGTCGGCGGACCGAACTATACGTCCTCGTTCCACGTCATCGGCGAGATTTTCGACCGCGTCTACAATCTTGGTGGCGTTCTGAGCGAGCCCTTGCACGGTGTGCAGACCGTCACGGTTCCGGCGGGCGGTGCCGTCATCACCGAACTCAAGCTCGATGTGCCCGGCAACTACATCCTGGTCGATCACGCCCTGTCGCGCCTCGAGCGTGGGCTGGCTGGCATTCTGCACGTCGAAGGTGCGCCCAATCCGGAAATTTTCGACGGCAAGATCGAGCCCGGAAGTGGCCACTGACGCCGGCCCGATTGCATGCACATGACGCGCGCTCCGCTGAGATTGCGCGGTGAGCAATTCGGCACAGATCGCCGGTCGTTTGGCTGCTATTGGCCTTAGGCACCAATGGGCGGGCCGCACGACACCGATCCAAGGAATTCACCATGACACAGGATGGTTCGACGTCCATTTCGAGACGGAGCGCGGTCGCAGGACTGGCGCTGACCGCTGCCCCGGTCGGTGTATTGGCTGGGACGGACCGCGTGTACGCGCAGGCCAAGCAAGCCACGCCTGAGAAGAGTCTGTACGAACGGCTGGGCGGCGTCTTCGCCATCGCGGCGGTGGTGGATCACTTCAGCGACGCCGTCGTGAAGAACCCCATCGTCGGCCAAAAATCCAAGAACCCGCAGCTGCAGGAATGGCACACCAAGAATCTGGGAAGGTTGCCCGGCCTGAAGTTCATGCGGACGCTGTGGGTGTGCAACGTTTCGGGCGGGCCCTTCCAGTACGCGGGCACCAAGCCCGGCGCGACTCCGCTTGGCCTTGAGGAGGCTCACCGCGACCTGCGGATTTCCCCGGCAGAATTCGATGAGGTCGCGGCTGAACTTGGACGCACCCTGGACGTCGTCAAGGTCCCGAAGCGCGAGAAGGGCGAAGTCCTGGCAGCCTTCGCGGCCCACAAGGACGAGGTCACCGCCGGCTACGTCGCGGCCCATAAGGCCGGCTGAAACGTCGAAACCTGCCGGCTTGACCACCGGGTCGCTCCCGGTGGTTTTTTCACTCAGCCGCGCGCAAGGCCGGCGGCACGACTTCGCGCTCCACTAGATCTTGATCTGCGGCTGCTCGTGCAGAACCACGTTCAGCAACGAGCTGTGCACGTGGATGCCGCCGTTGTAATCGATGAAGCCCAGCTTGCGAAACTTGTTCATGAAGAAACTCACGCGCGAGCGCGTCGTGCCGATCATCTCGGCCAGCGTCTCCTGGCTGATCTTCGCGATGATCGGCTCGGGCTTACCCTCCTTGCCGAAGTTCGCCAGCAGCAGGAGCATCCGCGCAAGGCGCTTCTCGCTCGAATTGAACAGCTGGTCGACGAGGTCCGCTTCGACGCGGATGGTCCGGCCGAGAAGATGGGCGATGAACATCTCGGAAAACGCCGGTTCGCGATGGATCACGTCGACAACGGCCGCCTTGTCCAGCCGCATGATGACGCAGTCGGTCATGGTGGTGACGGTCGCGATGCGCTGCACCTGCCCGGCAAGACATCCCTCGCCGAAGAATTCATTGGTTCCGAAGATCGCAACGATCGCTTCCTTGCCCTGCTCGGAAACGACGGTGACCTTCGCCTTGCCCTTCTGGATGTAGAAGACGGCGTCCGCGGGGTCGCCCTGCGCGAAAACGATCCGGTCCTTGCCGAACCGGTCGATGCTGCGGCCCTCGCCGACCTTGGCGAGAAAGGATTTCGGATCGAACGATGGCCGGCGTTTGGCTGCCATGACACGGCCCTCCTGACCGCGCGTCCCCGGCGCATTCATAAGATTTTTGATCGCAATTTTCCACGCAAAACGGCACCGGCCGCTGACCCCTCCGCCGCGATATCGAATCGTGTGTATGGCCGGGGGAGGTGTGCAATTTTGCTCAGACGCTGCGCGTGATCCTGCCTAGCCTCACAAAGCCGGACGTCTGAGGCGTGCCCCGCCCCGCGTAACGTCCGGCCCCCCCTGGACCCCGGCTGGAAAAAATCCGGCCGGGGTCTTCTTAGTGGGCCGGGAGAGCGGGGCCTCGTCGCTTGGCGACTACTCCGTCTTCTTCTTCCCCGCGCCTGTAATCCTGCCCCACAAGTCCTTCAAATTATCCCACAGCTCGATCTTCGCGCCATGCCGGTTCATGATGAAGCTCTGCTGCAGCACCGAGAGCGTGTTGTTCCAGGCCCAGTAGATCACCAGCCCCGCCGAGAAGCCCGCCAGCATGAAGGTGAAGATCAAGGGCATCCAGTCGAAGATCATCTTCTGCGTCGGGTCGGGCGGCGCCGGGTTGAGCTTCATCTGGAAGAACATCGTGATCCCCATGATGATCGGCCAGAAGCCCAGATGCAGGAAGTGGCCGAACACCGGCAAGAGCGTCGGGTCGTAGGGGATCAGCCCGAACAGGTTGAAGATGTTGGTCGGGTCGGGCGCCGAGAGGTCGCGGATCCAGCCGATGAAGGGCGCGTGGCGCATCTCGATGGTGACGAACAGCACCTTGTAGAGAGCGAAGAACACCGGGATCTGCACCACGATCGGCAGGCAGCCCGCGAGCGGGTTGATCTTCTCCTTCTTGTAGAGCTCCATCAGCGCGGTCTGCTGCTTCATCTTGTCGTCCGCATAGCGCTCGCGGATGTTGACCATCTCGGGCTGCACGAAGCGGTTGAGGCCAGGACTGCCTTGGAGTGTCTATTCTTCAGGCAGCCCCGCCACCCTGACGGCATCCAATAAATCCTCGTAGGCTGCCTGATCGGAAAGCTTCCTCCTTTTACTCAGGCGCGCGATACTGTGGTCAGGTATTATTGCAAGAAGCTCGCGAATCGCTTGGCGCGCCTCATCTATCCGCCCAACCCGTGCCAGCGATGCTGCCAAATAGGTGCGGCTGCCATGCCAGCCGGGACGCAAGAGTATGTGTTCGCGTGTGGCTGCGATTGTGTGCTCGTATTCTTTACGGACAAAATGGGCGATCGCCACCCCCATCAGCCGGCCAGATCGATCAGGATCGAGCGGGTTGCATTGTTCGCTTTCTTGATAGGCACGAATCGCCTCGTCTGTCTCACCCAAGAATGCCAATGCACTGATCAGCGTGCCCTGCGCTGCAGCCAGATGAGGATCGATGTCGAGAGCTCGTCGTGCGGCTTTCACCGCCTCCTCGCATTCGCCAAGATGAACATGGACGCTGGCGAGGGCGTCGAACCCAAGCGGATCGGCTGCGTCGAGTTGCGTCGCTTGCTTTGCAAGGTCGAGCGCTGAGTGTACCAGGACCGCTGTGGAAGAACTCCAGGCCTGGTAGGCTGCTTGCAGCTTACACGCCGACAACCGCGCGTATGCAGAAGCAAAACCTGGATCGAGTTTGATCGCCTGTTCAAGAAGCGCAATCGCCTGTTTATTGGCCGCTTTCTTTGTCTCATAGAATAGAGGCGTGGCGCGCAAGTACAGGTCCCAGGTGCTGAGATTGCTGGGCCGCCTTCGATGCGAACGCTTGATTTCGGCCTGCGTCAGTTGCGGTTTCAAGCTGATGAGGACCTTGCTGGTCAGTCGGTCCTGCAAGTCGAAGATATCCTCAAGTTGACCGTCAAACCGGTCAGCCCAGACGTGGCCCGCGCTCTCCGTGTCGATCAATTGAGCCGTGAGACGAACGCGGTTTCCCGCCTTGCGGACGCTTCCTTCCATGAGATAGCGCACGCCAAGCTCGCGTCCGACCTGCTTCACGTCAACCGCACGGCCCTTGTAGGTGAAGCTCGAATTGCGCGCGATCACGAAAAACCAGCGCCATCTCGAGAGGGCCGTGATGACGTCCTCGGTAATGCCGTCGGCAAAATATTCCTGCGCTGGATCGCCGCTCATGTTCGTAAACGGCAACACCACGATTGATGGTTTGTCGGATAAGCCCGAAGAGTCGTCGGCCGCGAGAGGATCGGTCCGGGACGGCAGGCTGCCGTGCAATTCGTCAACTTTGGTGACGGTCGGCCCGATATAGCGGTAACCGCGACGAGGAAGGGTCTCGATCCATTCTTCCCCGCCGGACTCCCCTCCGAGCGCCTTGCGCAGCGCGCCAATTTGCACCGGCAAATTGCTCTCTTCCACCGCGAGGCCAGCCCACGCCGCCTCAATGAGCTCGTCCTTGGTAACCGGAACTCCTTGACGATCGATCAGGACGCAAAGCAACGCCACGGCTCGATTGCCCACCGGAAGCGGCTCAGAGCCGCGGAACAGTATCTTGGCCTTCGCGTCGAGGTGGAACGGTCCGAATGCGTGGGTCGCCGCGACCGCCCGAGCCGAACCGCCTTCATGAGCATTTTGGAAGTTTTTCAGAACTGTTTCGCGACTTCCCACGAATCGAGCCCCACACTCTCGTCCATCGCTGCCCAAAAAAAGCGGTGGCCCCACATGGAGCGCCTGCCCATGGAACCGAACGTGCTCGCGCGCCTCGCAGCGGTGTTTGACCGGCGCGCCCCTATCCAGAGCATCATTTGTAACAGGAATGCCGGACTGCCATCTAGGCCAATGACGGCCTCGGCGCCGCGGGAAACCTACCTCATCGCTCAACTTGAGGAATCGGCGTCCTACTTACGGGACGAAGGTTGGTACCAGACTGCCGTCCTCCTTCTCGCTGCAGCCCGCGAAATCGAAAGCCTTCGTCGCGAGGTGAGCGGCATATTTGGCCGATGACTAAACGCCAATAGAGCCCTTCGCCGCACAAGAGGACGCGATGGCCACCTATACCCACCTTGAAGTGCTGAATTCCCCGGGTGCGACGTGGGCCGACCTCGACGCAGGCTACATCAGTGCCAACAGCACGCTGGTTGTCCTGGCCAACACCGACGGTACGTTAACTGGTCTGGTCGGGTCCGGCTTCACCTTCACCGGGTCCGGCAGCGGGATCGTGCTGACCGGCGGCACGATCAGTCAGGTCGGCCGTACGAACGGCGCAGGGACCATTCTCTTTGAGCAGATCACCGATGTGAATTACGCCGCGACGGCGTTTCAGAGCCATATGGGCGAACCCACCCTCAATGGCGTGATGCGCGACGTGCTCGCCGGAGCCGACACCTTGACCGGCTTCAGCGGAACGGACGTGCTGATTGGTGGTCCTGGTAGCGATGTTCTCGACGGCAAAGACGGCACGAATATCGCGAGCTACCAGAACGCGCTTTCCGGGGTTACCGCCAATCTCGGCGACCCATCGCAGAACACCGGCGATGCGGCGGGCGACACATACGTCTCGATCCAGTGGCTGTTCGGGTCACCGTTCAACGACACACTGATCGGTGACGCAAACCTCAACTTTCTTCGCGGCGGGCCGGGTGCGGATACGCTTGATGGCGGCACAGTTGACGAGGGCCTCGGCGGTGATTTCGCGGACTATCGGGGCTCGTCGGCGGGTCTGATCGTCAATCTTGCCGATCCATTACAAAACACCGGAGAAGCGGCAGGGGATACTTACCGCAACATCGGAAGCATTCGCGGCAGCTTTTTCAACGATACTTTGGTCGGCGATGCCAACGACAACAACATTCGCGGTGGCGGGGGCGCCGACGTCATCAACGGCGGCGCCGGCTCGGATTTCGCTTCTTATGCGGATTCGCCGGTTGGGCTGAAGGCAAGCCTCGCTGACCCTAGCCAGAACACCGGGGAAGCCGCGGGCGACACCTATATTTCGATCGAAAATCTCGCAGGTTCCAGTTTCGACGACACTTTGATCGGTGATGCGGGCAACAACATCCTGCAAGGCCACGCGGGCTCCGATATCCTCAACGGTGGTGCTGGCGTCGACACTGCGTCCTACAGCACAGCGATAACCCGACTGCCGGATGGCAGCCTGACTGGCGTGGTAGTCGATCTTCTGAATCCAAACAACAACACTGGCGAGGCAGCAGGCGATACATACAGCTCGATCGAGAATCTGCGCGGCGGAAATTTCAACGATATTCTCTTCGGCGACAACGGCAGTAACCTGCTGGTGGGCGACGACGGAAACGACGCGCTTATCGGTAACGGCGGCAATGACACGCTGGTCGGCGGGAACGGGAATGACACGCTGCAAGGGGGGCTTGGCAACGATGTCATCAACGGCGGTACCGGAACCGACAACGCGATCTTCGCGGGGCCACGCTCCGCCTATACAATCACATTGAGCGGCAGCACCGCGACGGTCAGCGGACCGGACGGCACAGACACCCTTTCCTCGGTCGAGTACTTGTTTTTCGACGACGTAAGGGAGGTAGGAACTTCGTCGCACTGGCTCGCGAGCAGCGATATCGGGCCGCACCCGGCTGGCTGGCTGCCGATCGCAACCGACGATTTTAATCATGACGCAACCAGTGACGTGCTCTGGTTCAACTCTTCAACGCTCGACCTCGATCTGTGGAAACTCTCGAACGGCAAGTGGTCGAGCAGCGTCGACATCGGCCCGCACCCGGCGGGATATCAGCCGTCATTGAGCGGCGACTTCAATGCCGACGGCACGGCTGACGTGCTCTGGTACAATCCGGCGAACGGCGACGTCGATATCTGGAAAATTTCGAGCGGCCAATGGGCCGGTAGCGTCGCGGTTGGCCCGCATCCGCTTGGGTGGCAGCCGGCCACGACCGGCGACTTCAATAATGACGGCACAAGTGACGTGCTGTGGTTCAACCCGACGACCGGCAATGTCGACATCTGGAAAATGCAGAACGGCCAGTGGGCGGGCAGCGTCGATGTCGGCCCGCATCCGCTCGGCTATACCCCGATTGGCACCGGGGATTTCAACAACGACGGCACCAGCGACGTGCTCTGGTTCAATCCGGTGACGCGCGATGTCGATCTGTGGAAGATTTCGGACGGGCACTGGGCCGGCAGCACTGATATCGGCACTCACCCCGCCGGCTATGCGCCCGCTGGTATCGGCGATTTCAACGGCGACGGCATGAGCGACCTCGCCTGGTTCAACGCGACGACTGGCGATTTCGATATCTGGCTGATCGCGGACGGTCATTGGTCCGCGAGCATGGATATCGGGCTGCATCCGGCCGGCTGGACTCCGGCCGGCGTTGGCGACTTCAATCAGGATGCCGTTAGTGACATCCTTTGGCGCGAGACCGCGACCAATCGCGTCGAGGCTTGGCTACTGGGAAACAGTTGATGCACGTATAGGACAGGCGAGGGTGCGGCAGGTATAAAAACAGTCCGACATGGAAGCTTTATTCGTACCTAGGTACGCCCTTAGCCTTGGGAAATCCGATGCCCGCTCAAATCGACTTCTGGTTCACGATGGGCAGCACCTATACATATCTCACCGTCGTGCGGTTGCCTGCGATCGAACAGGAAACCGGTATCCATTTTGTGTGGAGGCCATTCGATCTCAATCCGATTCTGCGAGAAATGAAACATACGCCGTTCAAAGACAAGCCGACCAAGGCGGCTTACATGTGGCGTGACATCGAGCGAAGAGCGGTGATGCACGGGATCGAAGCGAAGGTCCCGGCTCCCTACCCATCAAAGGACTCAGCACGCGCCAACAGGATCGCTATTGTCGGTATGAGAGAGGGCTGGGGACGAGATTTCGTTTGTGCGTCGTATCGCCGATGGTTTCTACACGGCGAGCCAAACGGAGAAGAACCCTCCATTTCAGAAACGCTGCGCGCGATCGGCCAGGATCCCGACCGCGTTCTTGGGTTGGCCTATGACGAAGAGCGAACCAGCGCCTTCGAAGCGGAGACGAGCACGGCTAGAAGCCTCGGCATTTTCGGTTCGCCGACATTCACCGTTGGCAAGGAATTGTTCTGGGGCGACGACCGCCTGGAGGATGCCATCGATTGGTGCCAGCATGGCCATCTATTGAAAAGGCATTAGGCCAATTCGATCGACCCGCTACGTCCCCCCCTTCTTCTTCCCGAACATCCCCTTGAGATTGTCGAACAGCTCTATCTTCGCGCCGTGCCGGTTCATGATGAAGCTCTGCTGCAGCACCGAGAGCGTGTTGTTCCAGGCCCAGTAGATCACCAGCCCCGCCGAGAAGCCCGCCAGCATGAAGGTGAAGATCAAGGGCATCCAGTCGAAGATCATCTTCTGCGTCGGGTCGGGCGGCGCCGGGTTGAGCTTCATCTGGAAGAACATCGTGATCCCCATGATGATCGGCCAGAAGCCCAGATGCAGGAAGTGGCCGAACACCGGCAAGAGCGTCGGGTCGTAGGGGATCAGCCCGAACAGGTTGAAGATGTTGGTCGGGTCGGGCGCCGAGAGGTCGCGGATCCAGCCGATGAAGGGCGCATGGCGCATCTCGATGGTGACGAACAGCACCTTGTAGAGCGCGAAGAACACCGGGATCTGCACCACGATCGGCAGGCAGCCCGCGAGCGGGTTGATCTTCTCCTTCTTGTAGAGCTCCATCAGCGCGGTCTGCTGCTTCATCTTGTCGTCCGCATAGCGCTCGCGGATGTTGACCATCTCGGGCTGCACCGCCTTCATCTTGGCCATCGAGGCGTAGGACTTGTTGGCGAGCGGGAGGAACACGAGCTTGATCAGCACCGTGACGATCAGGATCGCGAAGCCGAAGTTGCCGGTGAAGTGGAAGAACCAGTCGATCAGTTTGAACAGCGGCTTGGTGATGAAATAGAACCAGCCCCAGTCGATCAGCAGCTCGAAGCGGTTGAGCTTGAGCGCCTTGTCGTAGGCGTCGATCGTCTGCACCTCCTTGGCGCCGGCGAACAGCCGCATGTCGGCTGAGCCGGTCGCGCCCGGCGCGATCGTCTGCGGGTCAGCCAAGTAGTCGGTCTGGTAGGTCTTCAGCGTGCCGATCGTGCCGCCGGAGAAACGCGCCTGCAGCTTCGCGCTCGTGTCGGGCAGCAGCGTCGCGGCCCAGTATTTGTCGGTGAAGCCGAGCCAGCCGTTGGTCACGTTCGGGAAGGCGATCTCGCGCCGGCCGTCCACGGGCTTGAGCTCGTCGAGCTTCTTGTAGGTCTCCTCCTGCAGGCCCTTGTCGCCGAGCACGCCGATCAGGCCTTCGTGCAGGATGTAGTAGCCTTCGGTCTTGGGCGTGCCGTGGCGCGAGACGAGGGCGTAGGGGAAAAGCGTGACCGGCTCGGCGCCTTTGTTCACGACCTCGTCTTTGGCGGTGAAGAGATACTTGTCGTCGACCGCGATGGTGCGGCGGAATTGAAGACCCTCGCCGTTGTCCCAGGCCAGCGTGACCGGCTTGCCGGGGACGAGCGCGCCCGTGCCTTCCTGGCGCCATTCGGTGTCGGGGGTCGGGAGCTTCGCGGTGACGCCGGGGCCTCCCACCCAGCCGAACTCCGCATAGAAGGGGTGCTCGCTGCCGGAGGGCGCGAGCAGCACGATCGGCGGGGATTTCGGGTCGACGGTCTCGCGATATTGCACGAGCGCGAGGTCGTCGATGCGGGCGCCTTTGAGCGCGATCGAGCCCTTCACGGCCGGCGTGTCGATCTGCACGCGCGGGCCCGCGGCGAGGATCGCCTCGCGGGTCTGCACCTGTGCGGCTGGCGCGCCGGTGCCGGGGGCCTGCGGGGCAGTCTGGCCGGGGGCGGCGGGCGCCGTGCCGGGTGCGGGCGTCTGACCTGGGGTACCGGGTGCGGGCGCCTGCTGCTGCTGCTGCTTGAGCTGCGCTTCCTGCTTGGCCCGCTCCATCTGCGGCCCGCCGATGAAGAACTGCCAGCCGATCAGCACGAGCGCCGACAGCACGATGGCGATGATGGTGTTTTTGTCGTTCATTTAAGGCTGCTCTTGCCGCCGCCCGCGAGATTTGGTCAAGCGCGTCATTGCGCCCAGGAATTCGGCGTTGATCTGCTCGAACGGCATGGCGAGCGCCGCCCTGCGGCCGATCAGCACATAGTCATGTCCGTTGTCACGGATAAGCGCGTCATTGCGGCGCACGATTTCGCGCAATCGCCGCCGCACCCGGTTGCGCTCGACGGCCGTGCCGACCTTCCTGGAGACCGTGAAGCCGAAGCGGGGCGCCGCCGCATCGCCGCGCGCGCGCGCCTGCAGGACGAATGCGCCGGCCGGAACCCGCGCGCCCTTCCCCGCGGCGAGGAAATCCGCCCGTTGCTTCAGCCGCTCCATGTCGGAATGCCGCCGTGCGGCGCCAGCTCAGGCAGAGAGCCGCTTGCGTCCGCGCGCACGCCGGGTGCTGAGCACCTTGCGGCCGCCTTTGGTGGCGAGGCGGGCGCGGAAACCGTGGCGGCGCTTGCGCACCAGTTTGCTCGGTTGATAGGTCCGTTTCACGGGTAAAACTCCGCTGGTCGCGGCCCAAGCGCTCACAAAATTCGGATGGGCGGCGCCGGATGGATGAATGTGCGCTGAAACCGGCAGGCTGCCCGCTCAAGCTTGGCGCGGCTTATAGGTCGGGGGAGGGCCTCAAGTCAACGCAGCCGGCGGCCCCGCGAACATGGTGAATCTGGCGGGAAATCAGTGGCCAAACCCCTCCTCACGCGGATGGGAACAGCGATCGCCGCAGCGTCAAATGACGGTGAAATGGCTTCATCGCAAGCGCCCTAGCGTATAGCTTGACCCTGAAGACGAAGAAACGCCCGAACAATGGCCCTCGACCGATCAACGCCCGCCGAACTGCGCGCTGGCACAGAGCCTGCCGCGGCGCGTGGGGCATGTCTGCGAGCACGGCTGCGCCGCTTCGCCCCGGTCGCCGTCGTGCTGCTGGCGATGCTGGCGGTGTTTGGGAGCGGCGCACACCGCCATCTCTCGCTCGAGACACTGGTGGGCCACCGCATGGCGATCGATGCATTCATGGCTCACCACATGATCGCCACGCTTTGCGCCTTCGTGGCGATCTACATCGTGGTGGTCGCGCTGTCGATTCCAGGCGCTCTGTTTCTCACGATCACCGGGGGCATCCTGTTCGGCACGCTGATCGGCGGCGCCGCGAGCGTCGCCGGCGCGACGATCGGGGCGACCATCATCTTTCTGATTGCGAAGAGCGCGTGCGGAGAGAACATCGCACGCCGGGCTGGTCCGCTCGCCTGCAAGCTGGCCGAGGGCTTCCGCGCCGATGCCTTTAGTTACCTCCTGTTTCTGCGCCTGGTACCGGCGTTTCCGTTCTTTCTCGTCAATCTCGTGCCGGCGCTGGCCGGCGTGAAGTTGCGCACCTTCATGGCCGCGACCGCCATCGGCATCGTACCGGCGACCTTCGCCTTCGCGTTCTTCGGCTCGGGCCTCGACAGTGTGCTCGCCGCGCAGGAAGGCCCCTATCGGGCATGCCTGGCCTCCGGCCGCAGCGAATGCCCGATTCATTTCGAGATCGGCACGATCGTCACACCGCAATTGCTTGCGGCGTTCGCGGCGCTCGGCGCGCTCGCGCTCATCCCGGTTGTTGTGAAGCGGCTGCGGCGGCGCCACGCGCGCTCCAGCCCCGCGCCCCTCAGCTGAGCATCCGCGAGGGGGCGTGGCCGAAGTTCTGATCCCCGACATCTGCGTGATCGGCGCCGGCTCCGGCGGCCTCTCGGTCGCGGCCGCCGCGGCCGCGTTCGGCGTGCCAGTGGTGCTGATCGAAAAGGCCAAGATGGGCGGCGACTGCCTCAATTACGGGTGCGTGCCGTCGAAGGCTTTGCTTGCGGCCGCGAAGCACGCCGCGGCGTCGCGCCGCGTGACGCCCTTCGGCCTCACGCAACAGCGGATGGATGTCGACTTCGCCAAAGTGCAGGCGCACGTGCACGGCGTCATCGCGGCGATCGCGCCGAATGATTCACGCGAGCGCTTCGCCGGGCTTGGCGTGCAGGTGATCGAAGGCACCGCGCGCTTCAAGGATGCCGCGACCGTTGCGATCGGTGATAAATTCGAGATCAAGGCGCGGCGCTTCGTGATCGCGACCGGCTCTTCGCCCGCGGTCCCGCCGATCCCGGGCCTCGCCGAGACGCCCTACCTCACCAACGAAACGATCTTCGAACTCAAGACCTGTCCGGAGCATCTCATCGTCATCGGCGCGGGAGCCGTCGGGCTCGAACTCGCGCAGGCGCACCGGCGTCTCGGCGCGAAGGTGACAGTGCTCGAAGCCGCAACGCCGCTCGCTGCGGAAGACCCGGAGTGCGCCGCGATCGTGCTCGATCACCTGGCGCGCGAGGGCGTCATCCTCCGCACCGGCGTCAAGGTGACACGCCTCGGCCACACCGATGGCAGGATCCAGGCCTTCATCGAGACGTCACACGGCGAAGAAACAATCGAGGGATCAAATCTTTTGATCGCCGCGGGCCGCCGCGCCAACGTCGACAGCCTTGAACTCGAAAAGGCAGGCATCAAATACCAACGTACTGGGGTCGCGGTCGACAGGGGATTGAAGACGTCAAACAAGCGAGCTTACGCGATCGGCGACGTCGCCGGCGGTCATTTCACCCATGCGGCAAACGAGCACGCCGGAATCGTGATCCGGAATGCGCTGTTTCGCCTGCGCGCCAAGGTGAATGACGAATTGATCCCGCGCGTCACGTTCACCGAGCCGGAACTTGCGCATGTCGGGCTTAACGAAGCGCAGGCGCGCGACCGCCACCGGCAGATACGGGTGCTGCGCTGGCCCTATCATGAAAACGACCGCGCGCAGGCCGAGCGCGAGACCCAGGGCCACATCAAGGTGATCACCGCCAAGAACGGCCGCATTCTCGGCGCGAGTATCGTCGGGGCGCAGGCGGGAGAACTGATCAACATCTGGACGCTCGCCTTGTCGCGCGGCCTCAACATCCGCGCCATGACCGGAATTGTGGTCCCGTATCCGACTTTGTCGGAGATCGGCAAGCGCGCGGCAATCGGCTATTTTTCGCCAAGTTTGAACAATCCGAGGCTGCGCAGCCTGATAGGCTTCCTGCGCAGATTCGGCTGAGCTATACCGTGCACGCATGACGGCGCCATCGAGCGAAAACGACACCGGGCGCGCCCCGCGCTTTGGTCTGTCGGGCAAGCTTCTGCTCCTCACGATTCTGTTCGTGATGATCGCGGAAGTGCTGATCTATGTGCCGTCGATCGCGAACTTCCGCCTGAACTGGCTCGCCGATCGCCTCGCCGTGGCGCGCACGGTCTCGATCGTGCTCAACGCACGCAGCGAAGAAACCGACCCGCTGAGCCAGCCGGAAAAATTCCAGCTTCCCGAGAACGTCGTGCAGCAGGTTCTCGACAGCCTGGGCGCCAAGATGGTGGCGGTCAAAACCGGCAATCAGCGCAAGCTGCTCGCCGCCAGCGACTTGCCGCATGAAATTCATCACGACATCGATTTGCGCGAAACGACATCGATGCGTGCCATCTGGAATGCGCTTGCCACATTGGTCGTCTGCTCCGACACGGATGTGATGCGCATCGTCGGGCAGGGGCCGCCGGGCACCGATTTCATCGAGATCGTGGTCGACGAGGGCCCGCTGCGCGCGAAGATGTTCACGTTCTCGCGCAACATCCTGCTGCTCTCGCTGCTGATCTCGGCGATCACCGCGACGCTGGTCTATCTCTCGCTGCACTACCTGTTCGTGCGCCCGCTGAACCGGCTGA is a window encoding:
- a CDS encoding FG-GAP-like repeat-containing protein: MATYTHLEVLNSPGATWADLDAGYISANSTLVVLANTDGTLTGLVGSGFTFTGSGSGIVLTGGTISQVGRTNGAGTILFEQITDVNYAATAFQSHMGEPTLNGVMRDVLAGADTLTGFSGTDVLIGGPGSDVLDGKDGTNIASYQNALSGVTANLGDPSQNTGDAAGDTYVSIQWLFGSPFNDTLIGDANLNFLRGGPGADTLDGGTVDEGLGGDFADYRGSSAGLIVNLADPLQNTGEAAGDTYRNIGSIRGSFFNDTLVGDANDNNIRGGGGADVINGGAGSDFASYADSPVGLKASLADPSQNTGEAAGDTYISIENLAGSSFDDTLIGDAGNNILQGHAGSDILNGGAGVDTASYSTAITRLPDGSLTGVVVDLLNPNNNTGEAAGDTYSSIENLRGGNFNDILFGDNGSNLLVGDDGNDALIGNGGNDTLVGGNGNDTLQGGLGNDVINGGTGTDNAIFAGPRSAYTITLSGSTATVSGPDGTDTLSSVEYLFFDDVREVGTSSHWLASSDIGPHPAGWLPIATDDFNHDATSDVLWFNSSTLDLDLWKLSNGKWSSSVDIGPHPAGYQPSLSGDFNADGTADVLWYNPANGDVDIWKISSGQWAGSVAVGPHPLGWQPATTGDFNNDGTSDVLWFNPTTGNVDIWKMQNGQWAGSVDVGPHPLGYTPIGTGDFNNDGTSDVLWFNPVTRDVDLWKISDGHWAGSTDIGTHPAGYAPAGIGDFNGDGMSDLAWFNATTGDFDIWLIADGHWSASMDIGLHPAGWTPAGVGDFNQDAVSDILWRETATNRVEAWLLGNS
- a CDS encoding winged helix-turn-helix domain-containing protein, whose amino-acid sequence is MGSRETVLKNFQNAHEGGSARAVAATHAFGPFHLDAKAKILFRGSEPLPVGNRAVALLCVLIDRQGVPVTKDELIEAAWAGLAVEESNLPVQIGALRKALGGESGGEEWIETLPRRGYRYIGPTVTKVDELHGSLPSRTDPLAADDSSGLSDKPSIVVLPFTNMSGDPAQEYFADGITEDVITALSRWRWFFVIARNSSFTYKGRAVDVKQVGRELGVRYLMEGSVRKAGNRVRLTAQLIDTESAGHVWADRFDGQLEDIFDLQDRLTSKVLISLKPQLTQAEIKRSHRRRPSNLSTWDLYLRATPLFYETKKAANKQAIALLEQAIKLDPGFASAYARLSACKLQAAYQAWSSSTAVLVHSALDLAKQATQLDAADPLGFDALASVHVHLGECEEAVKAARRALDIDPHLAAAQGTLISALAFLGETDEAIRAYQESEQCNPLDPDRSGRLMGVAIAHFVRKEYEHTIAATREHILLRPGWHGSRTYLAASLARVGRIDEARQAIRELLAIIPDHSIARLSKRRKLSDQAAYEDLLDAVRVAGLPEE
- a CDS encoding Crp/Fnr family transcriptional regulator; amino-acid sequence: MAAKRRPSFDPKSFLAKVGEGRSIDRFGKDRIVFAQGDPADAVFYIQKGKAKVTVVSEQGKEAIVAIFGTNEFFGEGCLAGQVQRIATVTTMTDCVIMRLDKAAVVDVIHREPAFSEMFIAHLLGRTIRVEADLVDQLFNSSEKRLARMLLLLANFGKEGKPEPIIAKISQETLAEMIGTTRSRVSFFMNKFRKLGFIDYNGGIHVHSSLLNVVLHEQPQIKI
- a CDS encoding group 1 truncated hemoglobin; its protein translation is MYAQAKQATPEKSLYERLGGVFAIAAVVDHFSDAVVKNPIVGQKSKNPQLQEWHTKNLGRLPGLKFMRTLWVCNVSGGPFQYAGTKPGATPLGLEEAHRDLRISPAEFDEVAAELGRTLDVVKVPKREKGEVLAAFAAHKDEVTAGYVAAHKAG
- a CDS encoding 2-hydroxychromene-2-carboxylate isomerase, with the translated sequence MPAQIDFWFTMGSTYTYLTVVRLPAIEQETGIHFVWRPFDLNPILREMKHTPFKDKPTKAAYMWRDIERRAVMHGIEAKVPAPYPSKDSARANRIAIVGMREGWGRDFVCASYRRWFLHGEPNGEEPSISETLRAIGQDPDRVLGLAYDEERTSAFEAETSTARSLGIFGSPTFTVGKELFWGDDRLEDAIDWCQHGHLLKRH